In the Paenibacillus sp. FSL R7-0337 genome, TACAATGTACGGACAAGCAGAAAGGATGGGTGATTTTAGTTGAAGTATGATTTTAACCGTATCATTGACCGCCGCAATACCCGTTCCTACAAATGGGACCAGTCCGAGAAGCTGTTCGGAGACAAGGAGATTCTTCCGCTATGGGTGGCCGATATGGACTTTGCAAGCCCTCCTGCGGTACAGGAAGCGATTCTGCGCCGCGTACAGTCAGGAATATACGGCTACAGTGTGTCGGGCGACTCTTACAAAGCGGCAATTGCCGGCTGGTACCGCAGACGCCATGACTGGGAGATTCAGGAGGAGTGGATCTCTGATTCTCCGGGGATTGTAACCTCACTCAGCCTGTCTGTGGAGCTGTTCAGCCAGCCGGGGGATCAGGTGATTGTGCAATCGCCGGTCTACTATCCTTTCTATGATGTGATCCGGATGAATGACCGCAAGGTGGCGGTGAATCCGCTGAAGCTGGAAGCAGGCCGTTATGTCATGGACTACGCCCAGCTGGAAGAGCTGATGGCGGGTGGCGCGAAGCTGCTGCTGCTGTGTAACCCGCATAATCCGGGCGGCAGAGTATGGGAACGGGAGGAACTGTTGCGTCTCGGCGAGCTATGCCTGCGGTATGGGGTAACGGTGATCTCGGATGAGATTCATTGCGACATGATCATGCCCGGACACAAGCATATTCCGTTCGCTTCCTTGTCCCCGGAGCTGTCTGACATTACGCTGACCACACTGGCGGCTACCAAGACCTTCAATCTGCCGGGTCTGCAGACCTCATATATCGTCACCTCCAGCCCGGAGCTGAAACAGAAGTTCGATTATAAAATTAAGACGCTTAGCCTGCACATGTCGGCATTCTTCTCGCCAGAGGCTGTGGAAGCGGCATATAACGAAGGGGAAGAATGGCTGGATGAGCTGATCCTGCACATTAACGGCAACGCTCACTA is a window encoding:
- a CDS encoding MalY/PatB family protein, which codes for MKYDFNRIIDRRNTRSYKWDQSEKLFGDKEILPLWVADMDFASPPAVQEAILRRVQSGIYGYSVSGDSYKAAIAGWYRRRHDWEIQEEWISDSPGIVTSLSLSVELFSQPGDQVIVQSPVYYPFYDVIRMNDRKVAVNPLKLEAGRYVMDYAQLEELMAGGAKLLLLCNPHNPGGRVWEREELLRLGELCLRYGVTVISDEIHCDMIMPGHKHIPFASLSPELSDITLTTLAATKTFNLPGLQTSYIVTSSPELKQKFDYKIKTLSLHMSAFFSPEAVEAAYNEGEEWLDELILHINGNAHYAISYLAGHLPQVKPMQLEATYLLWIDCRALGLDADGLKQLMYREAKVAFNEGSVFGLEGQGHLRINLACPRSVLVEALERFTGAAAAYVTR